From the Bacillus solimangrovi genome, the window CAGATTCAGTACACTTACCAATGCCATTGATGAATAACCTGTTCCAACGTCATCTAATGAAAACAAGAAACCTTCTTCACTTAATTGCTTTATGACACTTTTAGCTAGGGCTTCATTTTCGATTACCGAGCGCTCTGTTAACTCGAACTTAATCCATTTTGGTTCGATGCCTGCATTTCTAACCGTTTCCAGTGTATTTTCGATGAAATTAGCACGTAATAATCGATTAGGAGAAAGATTCACTGAAATAGGAAGAAGCTCTACCCCTGCTTTCTTCCATTCATTTAATTGGTTACACACCGTTTTCAATACCCAATTCTCGATACTCCAAATCATCCCATTGCTTTCTGCTAAAGGAATAAATACGCCAGGAGAGACGTTACCCCAATCTCGGTTGCTCCAACGGATCAAAGCTTCCATTCCGATTAATAGTCCATCACTGGCTGTTACGATAGGCTGATATTCTAAGTAGAATTCCTCTGCTTCTAACGCTCTACGTAAATCGTGTCCAAGGACGAACATTTTATATGCTTCGATGCTCATAGATGAAGCGTACATCTTCCACTTATCTCCTCCAGCTTCCTTTGCACGTGTCAAAGCAATATCAGCATTGTTTAGCAAAGAGTACACATCCGTCCCATCATTCGGGAAGATACTGACCCCCATGCTAGTTGTTATATATAACTTGAAATCTTCAATTAGAATTTCTCTTCTTAGCGTTTCAACAATCGAATTCGATAAATGATAGATGTCATCGTCACTCTGAGCTCCTGAATGAAATAATGCGAATTCATCGCCTCGTGTTCTTGCTACGAACACATCTCTATTTGATAGAACACGTAACCGCTGTGCAACTGCGTTTAACATTTTATCACCAATTTTATAGCCTAAATTATCATTAATATGTTTGAATTTATCAAGATCTAAAAAGAATACAGCTAGCTTCTCATTACGCTCTTTCGCTTGAGCAATTGCTTGTTCAAGTTTCTGTTCAAATGTCCAACGGTTCGGTAAACCTGTCAAATAATCATACATCGTTATTTGCTCTAATTTCTCTTCTAGTTGTTTCTTAGAAGTAATATCTTCAATTACACCATCAATTCTAATAACATCACCTAATTCGTTCTGTACAGGGATCGTTTGCTCTTCAATCCAACGAACTTCCCCATTTGAATGATAGATACGATATTGAATACTTGTCTGTTCACCTTTTACTAATCGCTTTCTGCGTTCTTCAATCTTAATGTGGTCTTCAGGAAAGATAATCTCTTCCCACAATCCGATATTCTCTTCAAACTCCACAACCGTATATCCAACCAGTTTCTCGATCGCGTTAGAGCAATGTATCACTCGATTATGAATCATATCAATTGACCAGAATGCGATATCCAAATTATGATACATCGATTGAAAATGTGCTTCGATTTCTTTTAGTTGCTTCTTATCATCCGTTGTTATTTCTGTTATATCCTTTGTCACACCATATAAGCCAATGACATCTCCATCAACGATAATTGGACAATGTGTCATGTATACCGAAACAAGCTCACCACTCTTGTGTAAGGCTTCAGATTCGAATTGAACGACTTCTCCATTCAAAGCTCTATTAAGTTGACTTAACACGCTAGGCTGACTATTCTCTGAGAGGAAAAATTCGAACTTATTTGCATATTCCAAAAATTCATCATTTGAGTATCCTAACAACCGTTCCACTTTGTCATTACAGTATAAAAAATTTCGTTCTGTATCTAATATGTGAATAAAATGAGGATAATAGTTAAACATCGCTTTCAGCGCATCAATCGAATTAAGCACATCTATCTGCTTGTCGTTAGATTCCTGCCCAATCTGAGTAAGTCTTTCAAACAGATCTTTCAACACTTGCGCATCACCCTTTTTATATAAAGTGAACCTTCTATCAGTATAGAATATTCTTCCCCCTACACTGATGGTTATTTGAACCAACCCAACCAACACTCATGATTAGGAGTGTAAATGGCATAAACATGAACATAAAAAAAGCCACTCTCTTCAATAAAAACACAAGCAATCGTTGTACAATATATGCTTCAATACTTCAAGAAAACACAGATTTGTAACTGAAGGAAATGTATCAACATAGAAGGCTTTTTAAGGATATCTTTTATAGTTCAAGAATGACTTAACACGATCATAATAGTTTTATTTCTATTACTATTATAATATGTGGAAATTCTAGTTAATAGAGTAAACTAGTTAATTTTATGTTTTTTAGTTACTTTATGGATATAAAGTAACATCTAACATCTTTTTCAATATTTCGTTCTCATGTTAGAAGAATCTATAACTGCATCCATATTCACATTTTTGTCCAAATAAAAGAACGAGCCCGAAGATCTTTATCCCTCAAGCCCATCCAATATGATTATTCTCATTTTTTCGTTTAATCTTCCATTTTAGATTTGATCTCTGCCAATAGGTTAATTTGCCAATTTTGCCTCTCAACAATACGATTAGCATGTTTTTCTATCGTTGCTACGATCCACCACGTTGAAAGAAGTATTATTAGTGCTAATATATACACGACTATCCCACCTGTACAACTACGTTTAGTAAGGTTAAGCATTCCAGCGTCATAATTTAGACGAGAACTTTTCGTTTTAATTCTTCATTTACTGCTTTTCGACATTTCCAAAGGTGACGATATACCTCTTCTCTATCTATTAATCTTTCTTGAATATCAGAATACGTATCTCCTTTTCCATGTAAGGACCACTGTTCATCCTTTTTCATTAATGTCCAGAATCCACTTCGATTATAATCAACAAAAACAAAATACCATTTTTGATTGTCGACATCGTATTGAGCTATTCGGTCAAATTCATTTAAAAATTTCTCAATATCCCTTCTCGTTCGAATTGTTCTCAACATCACCATTCCTTTCTATGTTATATCCCAAATAGACTCGCTCACTCTTTCTCTATTTTTCTACTTTCCACTTCCTCTTAGAAAATCCTTCTAAACGGTCAAGATTTTACATTTCTTTCTCATTTTTTCTCATAAAATTAAACTTATTGATGTAAAGTACAGAATTTTTTTCTTCCAGTTGAACCAATCTAATTATGACTGACAACACCTCATCAACAAAAAAAAACCCTCTAAGGCAATAAAACTCTTAGAAGGGATGTTATCTTATTATTCTTTTGTTGCAGCAACTTCTTTCTTTGCTTGCTTCCTTTTATTTCGATAGTGCAGTACAAATGTAGCTGCAAACGTTAAAATTAACACACCGAAAAATGTTGAATGTTCAACATGGAAGCCAAACACACTTGCGAACATTTTCAATGCTATAATTGCAATTAAGATAAACGCTGTATTCTCAAGTTCTGGAACCTTCTCAATTAAAACGATAAAGACTCCAGCAACTGTTCGCATCATAATAATTCCAAGCATTCCACCAACTAAAAGAATCCACACTTCTTCAGATATAGCGAGTGCAGCCAAAATACTATCTGCTGAGAATGCGATATCCATTAATTCTACTGCTATGACAGTTCCCCAAAACATACCGAATGTACGGACGAGCCAGCCATCTTTCTTCATTCCCTTAGCTTCATCGCCCCCACCTTTTTTAGAGAAATGGGCGTATACGAGCCATGCAAGATATGCCGCTCCGAATATTTTCAACCACCAGAACTTTATCAAATATGTCCCAAGTCCGATGAATAAGAATCGAAAGAAATATGCTCCCATCAATCCGTAAGTAAGTGCCCTTTTTCGCTGTTTTTCTGGCAAGTGTTTCACCATAACCGCTAGAACTAACGCATTATCTGCTGATAATAACCCTTCCAAAATGACCAGCGTTCCGATAAATCCCCATGAAACTGGATCAGATAATACTTCAACCCATGCTTGCCAATCAAAAAAGAGCGCATATGTTTCGATAATACTTCTTAAAATTTCCAATCAAATTCCTCCCAAACTACATGTCACATCATGATGTTCCGTTAGCACATGACACAACGACAGCTATATAGCTATGTAACAATCATGACAACTATTAGACCTCTATTTTCTTTACTATTGTTATTAATAGATGTAATGTTTTCACCTTACATTCAGCTAACGACACTATACCATACTTTCACTCAAAAATACTAAATCTATCATTAGCCACATTTTGTAATTAACAGATCAATCAGACTATTAAAGGCTACACACTTTGCACACCTTTTAATTGATTTAATTAAAAAAGCAACACACCTTACTCGTGCTGCTTAACTTTCTCCAATGATATTTCCACCTTCACCATAGGCTTTTACTTTAATCGGCATCGTTAATTGTCCATCTTTGTTCGCTACATACCATAATGATAAGTCACCATCGATTCGAATTCGGTTCGCTTGGATATTCCCTTCACTTTCAACAACAACCGATTGAACAGAATCATCCGCTAACCCATATATAAGTGCCACACTCTGATCAGTAACTTCACTTCCATGCCATGTGAACAATTCTCCATCCTCTATTTGCTTAAACAACTGAGGTGCACCTGTAATTTCAAGCGCTTTATTCCCCGCATCATTTAATATTGCCACCATCAAATCCTTCTGGTCATTCTCATAAAAAACGAGCGGCACCTCTGCATCAAAGTGATACGCAATCTGACAACTCTCATCAGCATGCGATACGAGCACACATAACTTATCCTTAAACGTTAGCGGCTCTTTTTTCTGACATCCCACGAGTGCCAGCATTGTAATTAATAGCAACAACAACATTTTCTTCATTCAATCCATCACTCCTATATCATCTCGTACTCCATTATAAAGTGAAACTTCCATCAATGGGGGTTTTTCTTCATCCTCGACTGATGGTTAGTTAAATCAATCAGATAATTACTGACGGTTACTATCACAAAGGTATGACAAAAGCCTTCTCCCATTTAAACTTCGTTGACTTTTTTATGTTTTGAAGTGGGGGTCTTAGCGTCAGTTGACACGTTAATAAGTAAAGCTTCCATTAGTAAAAATTGCCCAATTAAAAAATGACTAACGCTCATTACAATACGCTTATAACTAAGATCCATGCTAAAAAAACATTGGACTGTCACAAGCAAACCCAGTTACAGCATATGTTATAAAAGTGAAACTCCCATTAGGTTGAACGTTCAGCTTCTACTATTAGATAGTTGAATCAATATGGGCAATACTCACATATTAAGGAGGTTCATATGTATCCCTACTATCCTTATATCCATCACAATGGATATTATCATTACGTAGCTTATCCTTATATTCACAATCCAAATTATTATAATTATTATAACGATTACATGCAACGTCAACAAGTCATACAAGGGCAAGCAACATGGACAGAAGGTGGGCCCGTCACGAAATGTGGAATTGCATGGTCAGATTTTCTCTATATGACGGCTGCTGTTGGAACAAATACATCTTATCAGTGTGGACAGTCTCTCAAGGTCAAAACCCTTTCCCCACAATTACCTAGAGAAATTATTGTGACTGTTGTCGATCAAGTCGAATCCTATCCAGCAAACAAAATCAACCTTCACAAAAAGGCCTTTGAAGCACTAGGCGTAAATCCGAGCGTAGGTATTATTAATGTCGAAATTATCCCATCGCCTATCCTTTCACAAGAAAAATGGGGCGAATATTTATTAGGGATCACACAATCTGCTTACCCAGGATATGATGTAATTGATTATGGCTTTGTTGAAAAAAAGGAAGTAGCTCCTTCACGAATCAGAGAAACGTTCTTGTTTGAACTGAAGTCTGAACAAAAAGAATTACAGATCCGCGCAAATGTAATCTATAATCCAAACACGAATAGAGTTATATCCTATTCTATTAAAGAAGTTCAATGAAAGAAAACTTCCATTAATGGGAGCTTTCTTTCTTCTCCTCAAATGGAAGTTTCACAATTCTTATTAATGTGCTGGGAAGAACACCATCTGAATAATAAAGATCACTCCAAACACATATAAAATTGGATGAACTTGCTTCGCTTTACCACTTACAACTTTCATTAATGGATACGTAATGAATCCGATCGCAATACCTGTTGCGATACTTGAAGTTAATGGCATCGTTAAGATAATCGCGAACGCAGGAAACGCCTCATCGAACACTTTCCAATCAACCTTCGCCAAGCCTTCCATCATGTAACAACCAACGATAATCAATACTGGAGCTGTAATCGCAGGTAGTGATGAAATCGCTGAAACAAATGGTGAGAAAAACAATGCGATGATGAACAAAACTCCAACAACTAGCGACGTTAATCCTGAACGTCCTCCAACCGCTACACCAGATGATGATTCAATGTATGCACTTGATGGACTCGTTCCAAATGTTGAACCGACAATCGTAGCAAGTGCATCCGCCATCAATGCTGGCTTCGCTCTAGGAAACGTTCCATCTTTCATTAAACCAGCTTGCTCTGCAACTCCAATCATCGTACCTGTAGTATCAAAGATTGTCACCAATAAAAATGCAAATACAACCGTATAGAGACCATTCGAGAACACACCGCCAATATCTAAGTCAAAAAACACAGGTGTCGGTGGAGCAGATACGATTCCATCAAACTGTAATAGTCCAACGAAATAACCAACAATAGCCGTTACGAGCATACCGATAAATAATGCTCCTTGCACGTTACGCGCAATCAAAATCAATGTGATAAACAAACCGAGTAAAGATAATAACGTTACAGGTTGATGTAAGTCTCCAAATGCTACGAGTGTTGCTTCATTTGCTACAACAATGCCAGACATCTTCAATCCAATAAATGCAATAAATAACCCAATTCCTGATGTAATACCATATTTCAATGAAGCAGGAATCGCTTCAATTAATGTCTCACGCAACTTCGTAAAGCTTAATAAAAAGAAAATAAGTCCTGCTAAAAAGACTGCTCCGAATACCGATTCATACGTAACACCTTGTGTCGCTACGACACTCGTAAAATATGCATTCATGCCCATCCCAGGTGCAATTGCAATCGGATAATTTGCAAACAACGCCATTATTAATGTTCCAACTACTGCCGCAATAATC encodes:
- a CDS encoding EAL domain-containing protein, which produces MLKDLFERLTQIGQESNDKQIDVLNSIDALKAMFNYYPHFIHILDTERNFLYCNDKVERLLGYSNDEFLEYANKFEFFLSENSQPSVLSQLNRALNGEVVQFESEALHKSGELVSVYMTHCPIIVDGDVIGLYGVTKDITEITTDDKKQLKEIEAHFQSMYHNLDIAFWSIDMIHNRVIHCSNAIEKLVGYTVVEFEENIGLWEEIIFPEDHIKIEERRKRLVKGEQTSIQYRIYHSNGEVRWIEEQTIPVQNELGDVIRIDGVIEDITSKKQLEEKLEQITMYDYLTGLPNRWTFEQKLEQAIAQAKERNEKLAVFFLDLDKFKHINDNLGYKIGDKMLNAVAQRLRVLSNRDVFVARTRGDEFALFHSGAQSDDDIYHLSNSIVETLRREILIEDFKLYITTSMGVSIFPNDGTDVYSLLNNADIALTRAKEAGGDKWKMYASSMSIEAYKMFVLGHDLRRALEAEEFYLEYQPIVTASDGLLIGMEALIRWSNRDWGNVSPGVFIPLAESNGMIWSIENWVLKTVCNQLNEWKKAGVELLPISVNLSPNRLLRANFIENTLETVRNAGIEPKWIKFELTERSVIENEALAKSVIKQLSEEGFLFSLDDVGTGYSSMALVSVLNLDCLKIDRSFINQMMKENRSKSIVKALVYLGKELNIPIIAEGVETIEQLEFLRQIECSNIQGFIFSKPVKSERLMDYMQLGRLEPAEQSERKQQVMKRRKYFRVEFPSLLQGEMTISSFKGKAVQLGSSKILIADIGLGGLHFYSNVDMPVHPEIVLTFTTEQLSVRGTVEWKRGHKGYYEYGVQFRIDEIDRIELQQRLDQLTSEIEHNDHSCQSSYQSKMITAFFNTKP
- a CDS encoding TerC family protein is translated as MEILRSIIETYALFFDWQAWVEVLSDPVSWGFIGTLVILEGLLSADNALVLAVMVKHLPEKQRKRALTYGLMGAYFFRFLFIGLGTYLIKFWWLKIFGAAYLAWLVYAHFSKKGGGDEAKGMKKDGWLVRTFGMFWGTVIAVELMDIAFSADSILAALAISEEVWILLVGGMLGIIMMRTVAGVFIVLIEKVPELENTAFILIAIIALKMFASVFGFHVEHSTFFGVLILTFAATFVLHYRNKRKQAKKEVAATKE
- a CDS encoding DUF3889 domain-containing protein; amino-acid sequence: MYPYYPYIHHNGYYHYVAYPYIHNPNYYNYYNDYMQRQQVIQGQATWTEGGPVTKCGIAWSDFLYMTAAVGTNTSYQCGQSLKVKTLSPQLPREIIVTVVDQVESYPANKINLHKKAFEALGVNPSVGIINVEIIPSPILSQEKWGEYLLGITQSAYPGYDVIDYGFVEKKEVAPSRIRETFLFELKSEQKELQIRANVIYNPNTNRVISYSIKEVQ
- a CDS encoding NCS2 family permease is translated as MERFFNLQGLGTNVRTEVMAGITTFLTMVYIIIVNPAILSAAGVPFEQVFVATIIAAVVGTLIMALFANYPIAIAPGMGMNAYFTSVVATQGVTYESVFGAVFLAGLIFFLLSFTKLRETLIEAIPASLKYGITSGIGLFIAFIGLKMSGIVVANEATLVAFGDLHQPVTLLSLLGLFITLILIARNVQGALFIGMLVTAIVGYFVGLLQFDGIVSAPPTPVFFDLDIGGVFSNGLYTVVFAFLLVTIFDTTGTMIGVAEQAGLMKDGTFPRAKPALMADALATIVGSTFGTSPSSAYIESSSGVAVGGRSGLTSLVVGVLFIIALFFSPFVSAISSLPAITAPVLIIVGCYMMEGLAKVDWKVFDEAFPAFAIILTMPLTSSIATGIAIGFITYPLMKVVSGKAKQVHPILYVFGVIFIIQMVFFPAH